In Psychrobacter ciconiae, the genomic window TGGCATGAGCGATGATGCAAGCCACATCACTGCGCCCCCTGAAGACGGTCGCGGAGCAGCTCGCGCCATGACCAATGCTTTAGCTGACGCTGGAATTACCCCTGATGTCGTCGGCTACGTCAACGCCCACGGCACCAGCACGCCCGCCGGCGACGTTGCTGAATCCATCGCCATTGAAACCGTTTTTGCGCCGGTTAAAGACCGCATTTTAGTCAGCTCAACCAAATCTATGACCGGTCACTTACTTGGTGCAGCAGGCGGCATCGAAGCTATTTTTACCATTAAAGCGCTGCAAGACCAACACGTGCCACCTACCATCAATTTGGAAAACTTGGAGGACGGCTGCAACCTTGATTATGTTGCTAACACCTCGCGCCGTGTCGACAACCTAAATTACGCCGTATCGAACAGCTTTGGCTTTGGTGGCACCAACGGCTCATTGATTTTTGCCCGCTACCCCAACGCCCAAGATAAAAATTAATAAAATCTGAATTCAAAGCGCACTTAACAATCAGTGTGAATCAGCTTGCCGCCCCTTATCGACCTTGCGTATGATAAGGGGTAATTTTTAGCCCAATGGAAAAAAACTATGTCAAGTTACACCTTTTCGCACCAATTTTATCAGCGCTGGACGCGCGCCCCTGAAGTCATTCGCGGCGCCATCACCCAAGAGCTTGCTGACATTACAGTCCTGTTGCAGCCTGAAACTCGCCTTGAGACTTACCAGTTTAGCATTGAGGACTTAGACGCCCATTTAGATATTTTGACCCGCGAGCACGACGCCAAGCTCAAAGCCGAAGCTGAGCGCCAAGCGTTAGCAGAAAAGCAGCGCCTCATCGACCAAGAAAAACAAGAGCGCGAAGCTCGCCGCCAAAAACGCGAACAAAATGAGCGCTTGGCAGAGGAAAAAGCAGCTCAAGACAAACAGCGCCGCGAAGAAGAACAAGCCCGAGCTGAGCAAGCCGCAACAGATGACGCGGAAGCCAAAAAGGCGCAGCAAGAAGCGCAAAACCTGCCTACCGAAACTAACGACAACATCGCAAAAACTCAAAAAAGCGATATCGCAATCTCCGAAACCTTGGAGCAGCAAAGCCTAGCTGATGACGTTGATGCTTTGTTTGAAGATATTCGAGCGCAAAACGAATCCGCCGAGTTGTCAAAAAACGATGAAACGAGCGAAAAAGAAGAACTGCAATCAGAACAATTAACGGCTCAAAACGACAGCAGTGATAGCCAAAGAAACGCTACTCAGACCGAGCAAGAATCTACTTTGGAAGCTGAAAGTATTGACGCTGAAAATACTGATACTAAAAATAGTGATTCAGAAAGCGTAGAAAGTTTGGCTACCGAAAACGACAACGCTGAAGCTGCTGAAAGCAAATCTAGCACGAACGAAACTATTGAAGAGGCAGCTGCCGAAAAACATGAAGCCGCGCCGGCAGAAGAAGCCAGTAAATCAGTCGAAACAGCGCCATCAAATCAAGCACAAAACAAGGCTTTCAAACCCGATAGTTCTGATAATCCTGAGACGCAAAAAGACCTTCCTGAAAGCCTAAACCTTGATGTCAAATCTGCTGACGACATCACCCAAGCGCTAAGCAATCATCTTGATGACTTTTTAACCGATAAAATGATGCAGCTTTCAGACGACTTAAAAGCTTGGCTGAAAGAAGAAGTCAGCCGTCAACTTGCCGAGCTTGACGCCAAAAACAAGCAAGCGCAAAAATAAGCTTATTTTGCCCTATGATTAAAAAACCCCACTATTAAAAACCCAATAAAAAGCGCCTTAGAATTGGCGCTTTTTTATTAGGGTTCAAAAAGGGTTAAAAGTAAGTTAAATGGCTTGAGTTCGCGCGGTTAACCAAGCAAGCGCAGCGCCATCAACTCGGGAATTTAACTGCTCAAAAACCAGTTGATGATAGTCATTTAACCAGTCGATTTCGATTTGGGTGAGTCGCGATTTATCGATTAAGCGCGTATCAATCGGACAATAGGTCACCGTTTCGAACTGTAGAAATTTGCCAAAGTCGGTCTCGGTCGGATTAGCAACAGGCATATTGACCACCAAGTTTTCAATTCGGATGCCCCATTTGCCCTCGCGGTACAGCCCCGGCTCATTGCTGGTCAGCATTCCCGCCTTCATCGCCCGCTCTTTTGGGGTGGTTGCGCCAAAGGCAATGACTTGCGGACCTTCATGGACATTTAAAAAGTAGCCCACGCCATGACCGGTGCCGTGACCGAAGTCCAATTGCTCCTGCCAAAGCGGCGCTCGGCAAATCGCGTCAATCAGCGGTGAAGCAATGCCATCTGGAAAATGCGCCCGCGCCAAGGCAATGTGGGCTTTTAACACTAAGGTAAAATCACGTTTTTGCGCCTCATTTACCGCCCCAACACCAACCACGCGGGTAATGTCCGTTGTGCCATTTTGGTACTGAGCGCCGGAGTCAATCAGTAGCAAGCCGCCAATTTTGGTATCAAGCTGGCTGTATTTTTCAGGGGTCGCTCGGTAATGCGGCAATGCGCCATTTTCATTAAATCCGGCAATGGTGGCAAAGCTTGGCGAGATATAGTTCGGCTGACGGCTGCGCGCCTCAATCAGCATCTGGTCCACGTCAAGCTCAGACAATGGCTCACCATCAGCAAGCTTTGCTTCAAACTTGGCAAAAAACTCACAAAGCGCCGCCCCATCTTGGCGCATGGCTTCGCGGATATTGTCGATATCGGCAGGCGATTTGACTGATTTTAGCAGCGTACTTGGCGCCATTTGCTCAAGGATTTCTACCTCACCTGCAATGCTTGCTACCGTTCCTGCGGCAACTTTGTTCGGGTCTAATAACAAAACGTCATTGGCTTGCAGCTTTGCTAACGCAGATTTCACGTTTTGATAATCGGCAATGTTAATGCCGCTTTTTGCCAAACTGTTTTTAATCTCGTCACTTATTTTGACGTCATCAACAAACAGCGTC contains:
- a CDS encoding coiled-coil domain-containing protein yields the protein MSSYTFSHQFYQRWTRAPEVIRGAITQELADITVLLQPETRLETYQFSIEDLDAHLDILTREHDAKLKAEAERQALAEKQRLIDQEKQEREARRQKREQNERLAEEKAAQDKQRREEEQARAEQAATDDAEAKKAQQEAQNLPTETNDNIAKTQKSDIAISETLEQQSLADDVDALFEDIRAQNESAELSKNDETSEKEELQSEQLTAQNDSSDSQRNATQTEQESTLEAESIDAENTDTKNSDSESVESLATENDNAEAAESKSSTNETIEEAAAEKHEAAPAEEASKSVETAPSNQAQNKAFKPDSSDNPETQKDLPESLNLDVKSADDITQALSNHLDDFLTDKMMQLSDDLKAWLKEEVSRQLAELDAKNKQAQK
- a CDS encoding aminopeptidase P family protein; this translates as MTSQSNTTTATKTFITERLAKLRDVLAKQHITALIVPTADPHLSEYLPEYWQGRQWLSGFTGSAATLVVTQDFAGLWADSRYWVQAADELSGSGIELQKLAAGNPNHITWLADNLASGDSVAIDGDVLALSEKEKLEAAFAKKGIILDISRDILADVWEGRAVLPSAAIFAHDGKFLDTTAKEKLAKVRSEMAKIGASHHLLSSLDDIAWLTNLRGADVDYNPVFLAHLLISNDDATLFVDDVKISDEIKNSLAKSGINIADYQNVKSALAKLQANDVLLLDPNKVAAGTVASIAGEVEILEQMAPSTLLKSVKSPADIDNIREAMRQDGAALCEFFAKFEAKLADGEPLSELDVDQMLIEARSRQPNYISPSFATIAGFNENGALPHYRATPEKYSQLDTKIGGLLLIDSGAQYQNGTTDITRVVGVGAVNEAQKRDFTLVLKAHIALARAHFPDGIASPLIDAICRAPLWQEQLDFGHGTGHGVGYFLNVHEGPQVIAFGATTPKERAMKAGMLTSNEPGLYREGKWGIRIENLVVNMPVANPTETDFGKFLQFETVTYCPIDTRLIDKSRLTQIEIDWLNDYHQLVFEQLNSRVDGAALAWLTARTQAI